Within the Neomonachus schauinslandi unplaced genomic scaffold, ASM220157v2 HiC_scaffold_1171, whole genome shotgun sequence genome, the region CTGAGAATCTTACCCCAGACATTtcctaatatattatttaaaaaaaaaaatggggcgcctgggtggctcagttggttaagcaactgccttcggctcaggtcatgatcctgcagtcccgggatcgagtcccacattgggctccctgctcagcggggagtctgcttctccctctgaccctccccctctcatgctctctgtctcccattctctctgagataaataaattaaaaaaaataataaaataaaaaaaaataaaaaaaatgcatttcccggggtgcctgggtggctcagtcccttaagtctcctactcttgatttcagttgaggtcatgatctcagggtcatgagatccagccccccctcacccccccatgggctctgggctcagtgcagagtccgcttctctctcctgccccccctcccgcgctcgctctctttctaaaatcaatatttttaaaaagtgcatttccaatttctcttccttagagaaaagttttttttcctttaaatcatttcgctttaaaaatattactctaaaagggagaagcaggggccgAGGGCCGGTTTTTTGGGGGCATAGGCAGCGGGGCGGGGCGGTGGCGCGGAGTGGGGAGTCCCGGGCCTGGCTTTGTTTACCGAGAGAGCCCGAGGCCAGAGTCCagagagggggcggggagagagcgGCCCCTCGCCCGCCCAGATCCCCAGGCCGCCTGCTCTTTGAGCACAGCCCGCGGGCCTGGAGCTGGGCGGACCGGGCGGACGGCATGCTGCGGCGGATCGCGTCCCGGTGCGCCCGGGGCCTGGGGGCCGGCGGGGGCGCACATCCTGCCGTGGGGCTCTGCCACCCCGGCCGCAGCTCCAGCAGCCGGTCCTCCGATGCGCCCCGGAACCAGCCCCCCAGCTCCGAGTTCGTGGCGCGGCCGGTGGGCGTCTGCTCCATGATGCGGCTGCCGGTGCAGGCCTCCCCCGAGGGGCTGGACGCCGCCTTCGTCGGGGTGCCGCTGGACATTGGGACCTCCAACCGGCCCGGGGCGAGGTAAGGTCCGAAGGATTCGGGGACACGTGGGTGGACCGCCCGATGGCCACTGGGCGCGAAAGACAAAGGGACGGGCGCCTCCGCTCACCCAGGGTGGGGTTGGAAGTGCTGGCTCCAGAATGCTCCCAATCGGTTGAAAGACCCTTGATTTCCCTCCTCCCGCATCAAGCAGTGGTGAGGGCTGGACATGTGGGCCATCTATTGGTGACAGGAGCCTTCTCCACACGCTGATTCCTCAGCCTTGCTGGGATGGTGGCTGTGGGGCTTACGGGGGCAGGGGACGTTGTTTCTGAGAACAGAGGAAATTGCATGCACCTTCCCCAAACTTCTAGATGTCACCTGATCAAGAATTGCTCAAAtacttctgtcaaataaatctttaaaaaacaaaacaaggggcacctgggtggctcagtcgttgggcgtctgccttcggctcaggtcatgatcccagggtcctgggatcgagccccgcatcgggctccctgctccgcgggaagcctgcttctccctctcccactccccctgcttgtgttccctctctcgctgtgtc harbors:
- the LOC123323818 gene encoding agmatinase, mitochondrial-like, whose product is MLRRIASRCARGLGAGGGAHPAVGLCHPGRSSSSRSSDAPRNQPPSSEFVARPVGVCSMMRLPVQASPEGLDAAFVGVPLDIGTSNRPGARFGPRRIREESVMLRTANPSMGALPFQSLMVADLGDVNVNLYNLTDSCRLIREAYQKIVAAGCIPLTL